The Chloroflexota bacterium sequence ACGCGCGCAAAAACACGCTCTTGCCGAATCTCGTCGCGATTGCCGGCGTCGCAATTTATCTGGTCGTTGCGCTTGCCCTGATGCAAACCTGGGGATTTATCGCTTTGGTGATTGCGAACTCGGCGATGCTGACCGGGCACGCGCTCTTGATGCTGTGGTTCACGCGCACGCGCCTTGGTGGATTGGGCGGGCAGGGTGTTGTCGCATTGACGATCAAAGTGATGCTTGCGTCGGGGGTGATGGGTGCGGTTGCGCTCGCGATGTTCAACGCGCTGGTAAATGTCGCGATAGTGTGGCAGGTGATCGTCCCAACGATAGCGGCAGGCGCGGTGTACGTCGCGCTGTTGCGCGTGTTACGCGTGCGCGAAGCAGAGCACGTGTGGACGATGGTGTGGTCACGGCTAAAACGCGGTTGACGCACGTCAAGATGAGCGTATAATTCGCGGCAAGGAGTGACTGAAATGGTAAATTATTTGGATCAAGTTTTGGAGCGCACACTGGCGGTCTTGCCTGTAGCTAAAGAAGATTTGTTGGTGCGCGGAATTACCGCCGAAGTTACCGCACGGATTGTGGACTTGAAAAAGACCACGGCGCGCTTGCAGTCCAAGTACGGTTCGCGCGATGTGTCGGAGCAACGCATCGCCCAAATCGGCGTAACGCCGGACGATCATACCGCGTACACCGATTTGATCGAGTGGCGCGCGATGGAAAATGAAACGCGTGAATTGTTTGGTATCCTGGGAACGTAGAGAATTACCTAGGTATTGCCGAGTCGAGAATTGGAGCGTAGATGTTTAGCGTACTTCCCCCCAATGCCACGACGATGCTCGATTGGTCGTGGTCGCAGATCGAACCGTACTACAACGACCTCGCCGCACGCGAATTGAACGCGGGCAATGTCGCGCCATGGCTTGCCGATTGGACGCGCATCGCCGAGTTGGTCGAGGAGATGTACGCGCGTTTGAATGTCGCAACGACGGTGAATACCGCGGACAAGGAATCTGAAGAACGCTATCGCGCGTTTCTCGATCAAATTTTTCCGCCCGCGCTTGCCGCCGAGCAAAAGTTGAAAGAAAAATTGCTCGCGAGTAATTTGGAGCCGGACGGATTTACGATTCCACTCCGCAACATGCGTACCGAAGCCGCGATTTTTCGCGTGCAGAATCTGCCGCTGCAAGCCGATGAACTAAAGCTGAGTAACGAGTACGACAAAATTATTGGCGCACAAACGGTGCCCTGGCAAGGTGAAGAGGTCACGATCACGCAGTTGCGTCCAGTGTATCTCGAAACCGATCGCGCGAAACGCGAATCCGCGTGGCGGCTCGCGGCGCATCGTCAGTTGGCAGACCGCGCGACGATCATCGAACTCTGGAAAAAATTTCTCGACCGGCGGATCCAGATGGCGGCGAACGCCGGTTTCGCCGATTATCGCGCGTATCGCTGGCGGCAACTTTTACGCTTCGATTACACACCGGACGATTGCAGGAATTTCCATCGCGCAATTGAGCAAGTCGTCGTGCCCGCCGCGCTGCGCGTGTACGCACGGCGTCGCGTACGCCTAGGAGTCGCGACTCTGCGCCCCTGGGATTTGGATGTAGACCCGCTTGGTCGCGCGACTTTGCGTCCGTACCATGATGTGGCATCGCTCAAGCAACAGGTCAAGCGGACCTTCGATCATCTCGATGCGACGCTCGGCAATTATTTCGACGTGATGATGCGCGAGGATTTGCTCGATCTAGAAAATCGTAAGAACAAGGCGCCGGGCGGATACTGCACCGCGTTCGCGGCGGCAAAGCGACCGTTCATTTTTATGAACGCGGTCGGCTTGCACGATGATGTGCAAACGCTCTTGCATGAAAGCGGGCACTGTTTCCACGTGTTTGAATCGGCTGGATTGCTGTACG is a genomic window containing:
- a CDS encoding M3 family oligoendopeptidase, with protein sequence MFSVLPPNATTMLDWSWSQIEPYYNDLAARELNAGNVAPWLADWTRIAELVEEMYARLNVATTVNTADKESEERYRAFLDQIFPPALAAEQKLKEKLLASNLEPDGFTIPLRNMRTEAAIFRVQNLPLQADELKLSNEYDKIIGAQTVPWQGEEVTITQLRPVYLETDRAKRESAWRLAAHRQLADRATIIELWKKFLDRRIQMAANAGFADYRAYRWRQLLRFDYTPDDCRNFHRAIEQVVVPAALRVYARRRVRLGVATLRPWDLDVDPLGRATLRPYHDVASLKQQVKRTFDHLDATLGNYFDVMMREDLLDLENRKNKAPGGYCTAFAAAKRPFIFMNAVGLHDDVQTLLHESGHCFHVFESAGLLYAQQRNVGSEFAEVASMGMELLASSFLTTERGGFYSEQDAARARIEHLEKSILFWLYMAVVDAFQHWVYENPHDAMDPANCDAQWAMQWTRFMRGVDWSGLDEEMKTGWQRKLHIHQLPFYYIEYGLAQLGAVQVWANSLRDQAAAIANYRHALALGGTVTLPELYAAAGAKFAFDAKTLGNAVALMEKTIDDLEHDAG